From Epinephelus lanceolatus isolate andai-2023 chromosome 2, ASM4190304v1, whole genome shotgun sequence, one genomic window encodes:
- the LOC117253742 gene encoding AP-1 complex subunit sigma-2-like, which produces MQFMLLFSRQGKLRLQKWYVPLSDKERKKISRDLVQTILARKPKMCSFLEWRDLKIVYKRYASLYFCCAVEDQDNELITLEIIHRYVELLDKYFGSVCELDIIFNFEKAYFILDEFLLGGEAQETSKKNVLKAIEQADLLQEEAEAPRSVLEEIGLT; this is translated from the exons ATGCAGTTCATGCTGTTGTTCAGCCGGCAGGGAAAGCTGAGGTTACAGAAATGGTACGTGCCTCTCTCTgacaaggagaggaagaagatatcCAGAGACCTGGTCCAGACCATCCTGGCCAGGAAGCCCAAGATGTGCAGCTTCTTGGAGTGGAGGGACCTCAAGATTGTGTACAAGAG ATACGCGAGCCTGTATTTCTGCTGTGCAGTCGAGGATCAGGATAATGAGCTGATCACCCTGGAAATCATCCACAGATACGTGGAGCTGTTGGACAAGTACTTTGGCAGT GTGTGTGAGCTGGATATTATCTTCAACTTTGAGAAGGCCTACTTTATCCTGGATGAGTTCCTGCTGGGTGGAGAGGCCCAGGAGACATCCAAGAAGAATGTGCTAAAGGCCATCGAACAAGCTGACCTGCTGCAGGAG GAGGCCGAGGCACCACGGAGTGTCTTAGAAGAAATTGGGCTGACATAA